The following coding sequences lie in one Myxococcus xanthus genomic window:
- a CDS encoding calmodulin: MTKPVRFAFTQPSSPGVEFIIELTDENTISHARKILSGEEKNEIHVHGRIIKRSQPYNPKFSFHLDPSTIRFFSMAIEVCDANMVYVEDHLDEAGGAFLPGGHWCPWDSKLARELI; encoded by the coding sequence ATGACTAAGCCAGTCCGCTTCGCATTCACCCAACCAAGCTCACCGGGCGTCGAGTTCATCATCGAGTTGACGGACGAGAATACGATTTCCCATGCACGAAAGATTCTCTCGGGAGAAGAGAAGAACGAGATTCACGTTCATGGACGCATCATCAAGAGGTCCCAGCCGTACAACCCGAAGTTTTCATTCCATCTGGACCCGAGCACCATCCGGTTCTTCTCGATGGCCATTGAGGTCTGCGACGCGAACATGGTGTACGTGGAGGACCACTTGGATGAAGCGGGAGGCGCATTCCTGCCAGGGGGCCACTGGTGCCCGTGGGACTCCAAGCTGGCACGTGAGCTGATTTGA